One window from the genome of Pyrus communis chromosome 16, drPyrComm1.1, whole genome shotgun sequence encodes:
- the LOC137721517 gene encoding zinc-finger homeodomain protein 2-like, whose translation MEFEDQEEHEEEMEMTANYDSLGNSVGGRVKMSSSGPDGLALAAAAAAAAAATQQQQQPRKAVRYRECLKNHAVGIGGHALDGCCEFLAAGPEGTLDALKCAACNCHRNFHRKEGDPPGHGLGVLTDAYGQLVPHHGQQHHPHFSPYYRTPAGYLHVAAHHRLLALPSTSGGGGTHSGGQEQDDDVSNPSGGGGGGGGSGGLGMGMGMHGTAWSGKKRFRTKFSQEQKERMLSLAERLGWRIQKQDEPAVQQFCNETGVNRHVLKVWMHNNKHTLGKKP comes from the coding sequence ATGGAGTTTGAGGATCAAGAGGAGCACGAAGAGGAGATGGAGATGACGGCGAATTACGACTCGCTTGGCAACTCCGTCGGAGGCCGAGTCAAAATGTCGAGTTCTGGACCAGATGGTTTGGCgctagcagcagcagcagctgcagCTGCGGCGGCGactcagcagcagcagcaaccgAGGAAGGCTGTGAGGTACAGAGAGTGCTTAAAGAACCACGCCGTGGGGATTGGAGGCCACGCGCTGGACGGGTGCTGCGAGTTCTTGGCGGCTGGCCCGGAGGGCACGCTCGACGCGCTCAAGTGCGCCGCCTGCAACTGCCACCGCAACTTTCACCGAAAGGAGGGTGACCCGCCAGGACACGGTCTCGGTGTCTTAACCGACGCGTACGGGCAGCTGGTACCGCACCACGGGCAGCAACACCACCCCCATTTCTCGCCGTACTACCGGACTCCAGCTGGGTATCTACACGTGGCGGCGCACCACAGGCTGCTGGCTTTGCCGTCGACTTCGGGAGGGGGAGGGACCCACAGCGGGGGGCAAGAGCAGGATGACGACGTGTCAAATCCCAGCGGGGGCGGGGGCGGTGGCGGAGGGAGTGGGGGTTTGGGAATGGGGATGGGTATGCACGGAACGGCGTGGTCGGGAAAGAAGAGATTTAGGACAAAGTTCAGTCAGGAGCAGAAAGAGAGGATGTTGAGCTTGGCGGAGAGGCTGGGGTGGAGGATTCAGAAGCAGGACGAACCGGCGGTTCAGCAGTTCTGCAACGAGACCGGAGTGAATCGCCACGTGCTCAAGGTTTGGATGCAtaacaacaaacacactctgggTAAGAAACCCTAG